The proteins below are encoded in one region of Nilaparvata lugens isolate BPH chromosome X, ASM1435652v1, whole genome shotgun sequence:
- the LOC120354376 gene encoding protein TsetseEP-like produces the protein MADSNDEVSPNPSPAHQSPNPSPAHQSPNPSPAHQSPNPSPAHQSPNPSPAHQSPNPSPAHQVPQGIAQEPQALQVVPAPDVVPVSEVVPVPEEILVPEFIPVPDVVLVPEVVPAPEVVPEPEVVPELEDVPEPEVVPEPEVVPEPEVVPELEDVPEPEVVPEPEVVPEPEEILVPENADLHRDLQVETVKEMIVKTAMNE, from the exons ATGAAGTGTCGCCAAACCCATCTCCAGCACATCAGTCGCCAAACCCATCTCCAGCACATCAGTCGCCAAACCCATCTCCAGCACATCAGTCGCCAAACCCATCTCCAGCACATCAGTCGCCAAACCCATCTCCAGCACATCAGTCGCCAAACCCATCTCCAGCACATCAG GTGCCACAGGGTATCGCTCAAGAACCACAGGCGCTTCAGGTCGTCCCAGCGCCTGATGTTGTCCCAGTGTCTGAGGTCGTCCCAGTGCCTGAGGAAATCCTAGTGCCTGAGTTCATCCCAGTGCCTGATGTCGTCCTAGTGCCTGAGGTCGTCCCAGCACCTGAGGTCGTCCCAGAACCTGAGGTCGTCCCAGAACTTGAGGACGTCCCAGAACCTGAGGTCGTCCCAGAGCCTGAGGTCGTCCCAGAACCTGAGGTCGTCCCAGAACTTGAGGACGTCCCAGAACCTGAGGTCGTCCCAGAGCCTGAGGTCGTCCCAGAGCCTGAGGAAATCCTAGTGCCTGA GAACGCCGACCTTCATAGAGACCTTCAGGTGGAGACAGTCAAGGAGATGATTGTAAAAACAGCCATGAATGAATGA
- the LOC120354759 gene encoding uncharacterized protein LOC120354759 has protein sequence MEFSGRQPKDPYFIEDYKKRKEENRARIARLAKNVNRVIEGASTSANPSFPTESSEETINADPPRDLCVTLDIEKFFSGEEWASKTHLERKELRSQLETYRYSLKHTSG, from the exons ATGGAATTTTCAg GCCGTCAACCTAAAGATCCATACTTCATTGAAGATTACAaaaagagaaaggaagaaaacCGTGCAAGAATAGCCAGATTGGCCAAAAATGTAAACAGAGTGATTGAAGGCGCTAGTACCAGTGCAAACCCATCTTTTCCAACTGAGAGCAGTGAAGAAACGATCAATGCGGACCCGCCTCGTGACCTCTGTGTCACACTTGACATTGAGAAGTTTTTCAGTGGTGAGGAGTGGGCATCCAAAACTCACCTGGAAAGAAAGGAACTCAGATCTCAACTGGAAACATACCGATATTCGTTAAAGCATACTTCAGGTTAG
- the LOC111064502 gene encoding cell division control protein 2 homolog, giving the protein MDTPVPLPQSKSTELMAELPTVLEEKYFFGSPLGLGKYGRVMKVGLDKKDYKALDYEYFALKSCRDARFEGTMTSLDYQEIKALRALQNEENIVKIIELVKNKKDEFKGIILEMCKANLARILHNIEIQYDVRHIKCMVKQFMTGVAAIHRRGMMHRDLMPSNILISCDGVIKICDFVTTVVVADHQHDLDPNIGNMWYRSPEVLLGSTKYDEKIDLWSSGLICVEFFTRRGLFKGYTFPIDQMEKISELCGFPSKEIWPGADTLPNYDEFHAKLAHHNENTLEDYLATTTMMPTSTEFIFKLLQLVPKDRMPAEEALQHPFLAAGYAPAESLREILQQFRF; this is encoded by the coding sequence atgGACACTCCAGTTCCACTTCCGCAATCTAAGTCCACCGAATTGATGGCTGAACTTCCTACGGTGCTAgaagaaaaatacttttttggtTCACCACTTGGTCTTGGAAAGTATGGAAGAGTCATGAAAGTTGGACTCGACAAGAAGGATTATAAAGCATTAGATTATGAATACTTTGCACTGAAATCATGTCGTGATGCACGTTTTGAAGGAACTATGACAAGTTTGGATTACCAAGAAATAAAAGCTTTGCGAGCATTGCAGAATGAGGAGAATATCGTCAAAATCATAGAGTTagtaaagaataaaaaagatgaATTCAAGGGAATCATTCTTGAAATGTGTAAAGCGAACTTGGCTAGAATTCTCCACAACATAGAAATCCAGTACGATGTGAGACATATAAAATGTATGGTGAAACAATTTATGACTGGGGTGGCAGCAATCCACCGTCGAGGAATGATGCATCGCGACCTGATGCCGTCCAACATTCTCATATCATGTGATGGAGTTATCAAAATTTGCGATTTTGTAACTACCGTTGTGGTTGCTGATCACCAGCATGACTTGGATCCCAACATTGGCAACATGTGGTATAGAAGTCCGGAGGTCCTTCTTGGATCTACAAAGTATGACGAGAAGATCGATCTGTGGAGTTCGGGCCTTATTTGTGTCGAGTTCTTCACAAGGCGAGGATTGTTCAAAGGTTACACTTTTCCTATTGATCAGATGGAAAAAATATCGGAGCTTTGTGGATTTCCCAGTAAAGAGATTTGGCCGGGAGCAGACACACTTCCAAACTACGACGAATTCCACGCCAAACTGGCTCACCATAATGAGAATACTCTGGAAGATTATTTGGCGACTACCACAATGATGCCAACATCCACAGAATTCATCTTTAAACTCTTGCAATTGGTACCAAAAGATCGAATGCCGGCTGAGGAGGCTCTTCAGCACCCATTCTTGGCAGCAGGTTATGCGCCAGCTGAATCTCTCCGAGAAATACTTCAGCAGTTTCGTTTTTGA